Part of the Vigna angularis cultivar LongXiaoDou No.4 chromosome 1, ASM1680809v1, whole genome shotgun sequence genome, AAATTAGCTATCCGTGAGCAACCTCTCCTTTCCCTCTCCTGCTCGTATGTTCTCTAGTCTTAACAAGAGTTCACCGTGACGCTCAACTACCACATCTTCTTTCTATCATACACTTGTGGCTCAATGTTAATCATATCTTCAACCAACTTCTATCTTGGCCCCTACTTGAGTAAACCAAAACTTCACATGTCACtacactagtgcagcgaggggcttttaccgcggttgattttcactatacgtcgcggttcacgaaccgcggcatattcagccgcgatagtaagtcagacactttatgccgcggttctaaccgcggtatataggctgaggaatatgccgcggttgtctagggaaccgctgcctaaattcattttttttaaaaaaaaaattaaaaaaaaaattaaaaaatgcactatatgccgcggttgaaccgcggcatataggccGACGAGTATGCCGCGGTTAGTGTCAAAACCACGGCCATATGTCtcgttttttaaaaaaaaaagaagcactatatgccgcggttgtggttagaaccgcggcatattcccctgcagttttttaaaatagcaggtctgtttttctgatatccactaccacaaaaacagacctgcatataaaaacatttacagaaattcaatttcaacataacaaacacatgttcaaatgtatttcaacatcaaataaagtagagagtctaagaaaattctatctaatcaaatgcattgtttaaatctaaatctaagagctattgtataatctaactatatacttcgcagcagcgttcctaatgaatagtagtgacttctcaggaactggtgtagtagtcttgaatctctgcaaaagacaattcattttaattagtgtatatgaattcaacatttgttaaaaaatcaaaatttgttaaagttaaatattaccgtttcccagcttcttgtgatgtgagaacgaacaatatgggtcatccaatacattacatagtatccacactcatatgacccattttgtctgttacactacaatatatcatcacagttgataatagttagtgaataacatttgttataaaacaattataacaaagtatgactttagcatatgtcaaaccttgagagaaatccaagcaatctttctactcTTAACAATTGACCTCCCGTccatcatcatacttgctggaatagaactgtatataaaaaaatgttttagcattgagttatataacaaagaaagtccaaacattgaggttcttaccaatcaattgcttgtctgagttgtgtgggaggaggcctgtgcaatgagcagaaccacaaagcatagttgtcttgcacagacataacaagaagttgccaatggcgcctgaaattcataataacgtaactattaaatattaaaatcacatatggaacattattatgttaacaaagttcacttacccggatatataaggcaaaaagtatattttcttgccccttcgAAAACTGCTTATCATTCTCGTGTTGATatgatcaaaatcatttgattcatgaatgtcttggggatcaatgaatccataatcatcagaacgccccaacttattagtgaccccagacatatacctgaaatcaaaaattaactttgatataaggatacttgatatataaatcaattttatatataaataattggtcatagacttacatcgtccatagttgaataattgaaatattcaactcttgtgttcccgacgcaagctcacggacatcttggctattaaggtatattgggacctcagagccatgcccaaatacattagcatcatactgaacctccaaaggcttatcatcaaggatgtcagcaagtagatgcaatgaagaaagagggtcatcctcagatagaggaatcttctgttgttcctgcgtctgttgttacatgaaaagataagataagttttgacataaaaaacctttaaaattgagaagtgtaaagaagaatttcataccgaggggtcagaaactggtttaaccaaaaatttaggccaagtgataaacgacttatatgcttgttccacagtgaaaatctcttccgtggacagtggaaccgaggcatctggcatgatcatttcatccactgataccttcacctcatcctctaatagttgcataccatgacatttcattcaacaacgtcaacagttctgtaaaactcttatcagtccatccattgctcgccttcaaattcatgagccttaacaccgctgacaaacgtgtgaacttagttgaaccgacatacaaaggtgtttctgcatcagtcgacatcgtctcatacacatgagctttggcaaaattttctgctccaacatcgcggatcatgtcctccaatttgtcttcatccggtcgatcttcttccatggtggaatcagtaacatttacactttgagagtcagtgggaaaatccatttcttcgccgtgccagatccatgttgtatagcatcttagaaaaccatcacatataagatgttctctaatttgagttgcgttcaactttctctcattcaaacagttcacacaaggacatctaaacttcacttcatcattagttctcccctcattacgttgcgcaaattgtataaattcctccacacctctctcgtactcagcactaatacgtggtaaattaatccaatttcgatccatattcctaaatattacataaataatattttaaggtttataaataatacaagaactacaacacacattaccaaaactatagcaaaaaccatatcatacattaccaaaactataacaatttcatgcactatcaaaattaaagcaaaaattataccaaaactatagaaacttcatacattaccaaaactataacattatgcaaaaattaatgaagcaaaCACGTTAAAAATGCAAATGGACATAAATACCTGAAAGAGGAACGGCGGCGGAGAGGGTGAAAAACGCAACAcaacggcggcggcggcggagaGGGTGAAAAACGCCAGGAAATCACGATTTTGAACGGCTAAAACTCGTTTTTAAAGTCAAAAACGaataatgaccgaacaattttgagtttaaacggttAAAAATGCAAAATCTGAGATGAAGGGTGGTTCGGAGGAAGAAGAAACGCGAAATCAGAGAGAACGCGCGAGGAAGACGATGCACTGttccaagttttgttttttaactctgaacgggggaatctaccgcggttcactacttaaccgcggtataaaagggttatatgccgcggtttaacCCCCACCCGCGgcatatactaatttaaaaaattatcagaaatggcatttttgaaattatattcaaactatatgccgcggttcagcgggcaaccgcggcataaacatcgaaatatttcaaatgaacattaaattaatttcatataggagaatatgccgcggttctctggggaaccgcggcatatacccctgaaACTAGTTCAACACAACTGTCTCCCCAATTGCCtttcagagaatttcagaagttacagggggtatatgccgcggttccccagagacccgcggcatataccccctgtaacttctgaaattctctgaatGGCCGAGAAGTTGagacgttacaggggtatatgccgcggttccccagagaaccgcggcatataccccctgtaacttctgaaattctctgactggcagagaagttgagacgttacagggggtatatgccgcggttccccagagaaccgcggcatatacccctgtaacgtctcaacttctctgacccagtcagcacctgcaataaattggcaggttatatgccgcggttgtgcagagaaccgcggcatatactctgttattaaattttttattcatacgtggcgtcaaaggcaatggttgactggggtatatgccgcggttcccagtagaaccgcgacatatatgttcgttttatttacaaaactgccaccgcgcatcATTATGCATCGGTTTtcgttgaaccgcggcataatgtgcgctgtaaaaacccgattttttactagtgctaGTATCGAaactgatttaaaaaaataacattcattTTATGTTTGACATTGGGAAGGAGCATTATATTATGTTGgcattataattgtttttattttatgtatggTATACAATACCTACTGTTCGGTCCATCCACTCTAAGTCGTTCGGTCCAACTGCTACAACAAATGTTGGTCCATAATTAGGCCAacgtttaagttattattgggcCAATAGTCCAGCAGacgataaaataattaaagatatcttattaaagatattgataagttgTTTATCAGTAACCAACCGAATCTaaaggtaagtttgtttttattttattggatctGTGTTGGTTTAGGATCCATGAgacacttataaatataaggtcaaGGCAGAAAACCAGGTATGTTCTACTTACATTCTACTTACGTTCAACTCACACTTTACTAGACTCAAATATTCAATTGTGATAGGCAGTTCATTAAACCGCTtgtaacttgagcgtcagagcaTCTTTTGTAGGTACCTCCCCTCCGGTCTCGACTGAAGGAAACTGAGCGATCCAGACTGAAGGCAACTGAGCAGTCCAAATTGAAGGCAACTGAGCAGTCCAAATTGAAGGCAATTGAGCGGTCCAAACTGAAGGCAGGCGAGCGGAGCACACGATTCAAGCGCCGGGAAGCAGCAAAGTCACGTTAAAAAGGTTGGTCTCTTGGTTCTACaaatccctaccgaaacattttgacgcccaccgtggggccgagcggcaTCCCGCTAAAACTGCAAGGAACCAGACAAGGACACAGTCTCAACATCATCATGTCGACCAGGCCCCTACATATTGATCCCGATTGAAGAAACTCTCACCATCAACGTCAGCAAGCTTCTACGGCTTTAcagataaatattttgatataaccatcttaaattcattttatattatatgatttaatttatacttctaaACCATTTGGAATATTCATGTTATCCATCTCATCATTTAAAAGTATACTATGTGGTTGATGCACCACCTACGAAAAGACTTACCAACAACATTAAAATAGCTTCAACACCTGTCTGCATTCAGCTTTGttcaaaaatacatatattttgataattattctTCCTTGcgaaatgatttaatttaaatatcttaattcaatattataatattattcaagaCTTATTCAGAGTCCAGTGACGCACTCACCACTTAGCTAAATTTGGCATCCAGTGTTCAATCCATTCGATCGTTCGGTATCATAGGCTTTATGCACTTCTCTATTGCTTCCTTGTTATTTCCAAATGTACCAATTGTCAGCAAGCCATCAGGCCGACCGCTCTTATCAATATGACCAAAGAAAGTTTGTGCAGAAAATTATTACTTACAGGTACATATGACATGATCCTGTATACAACAACTTGGTTAACCTGGAGATTATCGTCTAAGTCACCAAACGATTGCATGACGATATTACAAAACCCATGGAACGCTCTCCGAGAACCATTGGTCCAAAACCGACCGGCGAGGAACGTTTtccgtgaactctcactctcgtcctaaaccgaacggtgatgGACGTCCCCGAGGACTAACACTCTCGTCCACTAGGAAATTCTAAAACGAACTCCTAGGTCGAAAAATCGAGCagtgaggaacgttctccgtgaactctcactTTCGTCCTAAACCCAACGGTGATGGATGTCCCCGAGGACTGACACTCTCGTCcactaggaagttccaaaacgaACTCCTAGGTCGAAAAACCGAGCGGTGAGGAACATTCTTCGTGAACTCGAactctcgtcctaaaccgagcggtgatgGACGTCCCCGAGGACTGACACTCTCATCcactaggaagttccaaaacgaACTCCTAGGTCGAAAAATCGAGCGGTGAGGAACGCTAtccgtgaactctcactctcgtcctaaatCGAGCGGTGATGGACGTCCCCGAGGATTGACACTCTCGTCcactaggaagttccaaaacgaactcctaggtcaaaaAATCGAGCGACAAAGTCTTATCCATAAAACGTAAGGAATGTTTATCCGAAAAAATCCTGGTCTAAAACCGAGTGGCAAAGTCTCGCCGACAAAACCCAGGGAATGTGTCCAACAAACTCATAGTCTTAAACAGAGCGGTGGGGAATGTTCTCCGTGAACTAGGATATATTTGGATGGATTAAAATATGATGGGGTGATCTAGTGCCCGTATCAATAACATCAAGCTAGTCGTCCAAATCTAGCCATCAATATGTTTTCTGGATGGATCAGAGTCGACATGATTGTTCATTAACATTTGTTGGaacatgtttaaaataatttggatATGAGCAGTTAATCCTACAATCGTCAAACGTTGTTCAAAAGATTGGCATTGCAACCATTGATAATTGTTGGTGACATTTTTCCGAGCAAGTGTATTTCAATGTCACACTGATGACATCTCCATTTGCGTGTGTGGAGGGATACCTCCAATGGTTCAAAAGGGTATTTCATCCCTACATTATTCCTGTTGTGGAGGACGACAAACGCAATCTTGTACCTCGACTTCGATGACATCTCCTAGATGACATTCCAGTTCATAGGAGTTTGGAGTTAGAATCTAGTTAGTTGGTATGTAACCATCCAATGTTTATGCGTTAAAGGTTATTAAagaatgttaattaatttttgtcaCCGTGAATACATGTATCTATCAAGCATGTCATGAGAATCTTAACAAACGTGAATACATGGATTTATCAAGCATGTCATGAGAATGTTAATTAATCCATCATCATCTAAGTAGCAATGTCTTGTACTATGTATTTAGTTGTTTAAGACTTTTGTGTAATATTTGGAATgttagaacatttttttttctatatatattaatgGAGAGGGTGTGAGTTTTTATATGAACGAGAGTGGAACGCTTGACAATGAATTAATAACAACTTTGAATgttcatttatatatttgtttgcaTTATAGAAATATCAAGGCTCAAGCAAGCCTACATAACTGGTATTAATGTCCATcaactttacaaatatttacatCCTACTATATAAAAAGATGACCACACTTAGGCCTCGGGGTAACAATAGGTTGACACTATGATATCCATCATGGGTAAAATGAAACCTTCTTGTTAGATCTTAGAGTTATGACAACAAAcccaagataaaaaaataatccttTAAACTCACTCAATGAAGTCATCACGTGGGAAAAAATCttattagttataaaattatttgtataatccCTCACATACAtttaattgatgaaaaaaagaaaaatatgacacAAAGCTTGAATTTACTTGTGCATCCATTAAACagaaaatataatacaaataataatacctcaacaaattattaaaaaaaatgttcaaaaacttaaagaaataaaagaaaaaaacctaaaaaataaaaataatttaaagaagtCACCGTATTTCGAAATGCGATCAaggtaataatcatattttgaaaCTTAGCTAAGGacttaatcaaattttgaaagcaAATTAAAGacttaatcaaattttgaaattttagtgACTTTATAGCCGGATTTTGAAATTCGGTGAGCATCTTAactgaattttaaatttgttatattctaaattagattttaaaattcgttgACATCggaaatataatttcaaaatctagtGACTTCATAAACtggttttcaaaataatttgattttctaaaccgaatttaaaaatatagtgaCATTGtaaattagattttgaaatctggttaattttaaaatttgctaaattttttaatcgaaatttcaaaattttgtgatTTTCTAGACCAAATATCAAAATTcgataattttctaaaatggaTTTTCAAATACGGTTTGTTTCCTTAAAGATTCAAAATTATATGCAtgacaaatataattatatgaaaatcaaacaaacttaaaatttcaaacaacatACTTATATctggatgagatgaaatgaacATCAATGGAGCAAGACTactgaaaaaagaaaagcagaaaTCACCACAACACAACATCCACGAGCATGAGaacaactaaaaacaaaaagaacaatgATGAAGCACATAACGAGAGAAGAATGATATGGAGGTGAACTTGGAGGTGCAggcaaaatagtaaatataGACGTTACAGTAAATacgattaaataaataataattactgCTTAcctaaatttacttttttttaaatatttttaccgAAGTGCAGATTAATTAACTTGAAAATGCATAGGAAAGGATTGGAGGTGCAAAAAGAAGCACCCATTCCAAACTATGCATTCTCGCTCATGTCTACATGGAACCTTAACATACTCACTAATCTCTCCCCCCGTAAGGGCCCAAAAGTACAACGTTAACTTTGTACTGTTAACGAcaacataaaagaaaagtaaGTGTTTGTCATACATAATAAACATCTACTATGACTATTAGTTGTGAGATGATGATCTAACAGCCAagaattttgtgtttaatgtTGACagtaaacaaaaaagaaaaggttaacaAAGCGAGATTAATCTctaatttatcatattaaaaatgaaatcaagataaaaaaatccattatcttttttattactaataagttatatttcaatttttttttctgtaatattttCCCGTCACACTTCTCTATTTATCTTTCCTTCTTTCTATGCACTTTCTTCTGCTGCAGTATTTATATACATGGCCCATGAAATAAACTTTATATTGAGTTAGGCACAACAAACGAAAGCTATGAAGATTTGTCTGATTGTAAAGccaaatatatatgtttaaagcCAGCTAATGTCTGTGCATGATCACGTGCACACTCTCATAAATAAATCACACATCACAGGATCCTCGTACTAAACAAATTAAGCCATTCAAAATATCATGGTTGTTGATCAATTATATAAACACCAACCACTTTTTTATGGTATAATATATGAAACAATTTGGCGTGTATATATTAAAGTCTACAAAAATCCAGAGAGCATGATGAGCCAATTAATACACatctttcttatttatatattatttcactTATTGGATATAGCAATCATTCTCTTCAAGTATAATTTTTCTACATCATGCGTATTCATCGAGCAGAAAGAAATTTAACCgtgattatttaaataataatttttatttgcatTGTCCTCGATATGACATGTAGCCTAAACTTTTATTAGAATAACTTTTGATACAAGATTGGTTCATTGATTTATCATAACAATGTACTTATTTTAATCCATCATTAAAATTAACTATTGGTATTAATACCATTTGTTGGTAGATTTAATAAGAGAAACATAAATGTATTTATCAATAATTGAGTAAATTTGTAACATAATAATCCATTATCTCAATTCAAAACCTTCTAATAGTAATGTAAAcctttaactaaaattttaataatatatattatttttctcataaaactTTCTATACTACAAGTTCAATAATAATAGTGTATTTTACAAAGTTGAACGAACTCATAAGAAGTGATGTAGTTCTCTTATATATGTGTTTTGAGAACAAGTGTAGTCTTCTTGGGAATTTTGATGAACTgactagttggttcctcttcttggtTGTGTTGAACATATgttgtgtatcttgtctcttcCAGTTAGTTGTGttctaaaaaagaaagaaaagaaaaaagacaagacaagaaaataaagaaaaaaatagaaaaaaatcagaaaaaaaaagaataatggagtcaagaagatgattgaattagaggttttgggtgtgatttgattatattttcaCTGTTCCTCATTGCTCCTCTATTCtttttggtttgtagcttctcatccatattttATCCTCCCTTGTCATTGGGCCCACtacaaccatgaaaagaccttttgatttgaacatgcatatgttttgagtgttgatattagaggttTGTCAAGTCTATTTGttgcttgctttcttgagtgcagtgagttgacattgtttacctagacacttgagagataTAGTGATAATGCATTTGTGAGGTtttgttgcttttgattcacctcttaaACTGACCGATTATTTTGCcatgtcttgaattgcttggatgattttcATGAGTATCTGTTTTCTATGATTATTTGTCTGTTGGATGTTGTGTACGCCTTTTCTTTATCCAGGATTCATTGAGGATTGTGTAAATCTATTTATGTgtctttttgtttctgtgtGTTGAGGTTCTGTCACTCCCCTAAAGTCCTTTGAGGTGTTCCCTTtatttgcgtcttgattttgtcCAGGAGCGCAAAaaactaagtgtggtctattttgatgaatcaatattttctcgACTTCACTAGGCTTATTGTACTacatttaattagggaattgtgcttgaatgtccatTATTTCTCCAATTTTACTAATTGTTCTTAATTTGATCAGtaactcttattttaattaatttgaattatctgaggttaattattttcattattaattataaggaaatttttggaatattattttggGACTTCAAGAGGGCAAAAGCGTCAACAACCACTCTCTAGATAAGcgttttagatttaatttaattcgtAGTTAGTGAATATTGGACCAAATTTCTATTAGATTTAGCTTTGGGCCCAATTTTGGTCATTTTGGGTGAGGCTCAAAGTGTGGGCAGATTGGGACTTACCTAGGGTTGAGTACCCATTCCATTTTACCTCCCTCATTCTCGTTTTTACATTTCTAGCTTCCAAGGAAAgctctgataacagttgaaaaactgttattttcatgcttaaatttgatactaaaagcaacctttaacacttagaaactagcttgaaatca contains:
- the LOC128194460 gene encoding uncharacterized protein LOC128194460 produces the protein MIMPDASVPLSTEEIFTVEQAYKSFITWPKFLVKPVSDPSTQEQQKIPLSEDDPLSSLHLLADILDDKPLEVQYDANVFGHGSEVPIYLNSQDVRELASGTQELNISIIQLWTMYMSGVTNKLGRSDDYGFIDPQDIHESNDFDHINTRMISSFRRGKKIYFLPYISGRHWQLLVMSVQDNYALWFCSLHRPPPTQLRQAIDCSIPASMMMDGRSIVKSRKIAWISLKCNRQNGSYECGYYVMYWMTHIVRSHITRSWETRFKTTTPVPEKSLLFIRNAAAKYIVRLYNSS